The bacterium genome window below encodes:
- a CDS encoding PrsW family glutamic-type intramembrane protease → MALILLLVALAPGFFLLWYFWHRDRYEPEPKKKIILTFILGAVMVIPAILIEVLLERGANALAAGVLNIFLVSFIVVAPTEELLKFFVIKQWVYNSVEFDEVMDGIVYAVSTSLGFATLENIFYVFQHGISTGIIRAFLAVPGHAFYAAIMGYYLGLAKFAPCKKGRLILTGILLAIFFHGLYDFLLFTKTALAVLVIPLIIALGFIVRKNVKTAEVQSKTRLDEENKCS, encoded by the coding sequence ATGGCCCTGATACTCCTGCTAGTTGCACTGGCGCCCGGTTTCTTCCTTCTCTGGTATTTCTGGCACCGCGACCGGTACGAACCGGAACCAAAGAAAAAGATCATCCTCACTTTTATCCTGGGCGCGGTCATGGTGATCCCGGCGATATTGATCGAGGTCTTGCTGGAACGCGGCGCAAACGCCCTGGCTGCCGGAGTACTCAATATTTTTCTGGTTTCGTTCATTGTAGTTGCGCCGACCGAAGAACTGCTTAAATTTTTCGTCATCAAGCAATGGGTATACAATTCAGTAGAGTTCGATGAAGTGATGGACGGCATTGTCTACGCCGTATCGACATCTCTTGGTTTTGCCACACTGGAAAATATCTTTTACGTATTTCAACACGGTATCAGCACCGGCATAATCCGGGCGTTCCTGGCCGTCCCCGGACACGCGTTTTACGCCGCGATCATGGGATATTATCTTGGCCTTGCCAAGTTCGCGCCGTGCAAAAAAGGGCGGCTCATATTAACCGGCATCTTATTGGCAATATTTTTTCATGGCTTATACGATTTTCTGTTATTCACGAAGACCGCGCTGGCTGTGCTGGTCATACCTTTGATCATCGCGCTTGGTTTTATCGTAAGAAAGAACGTAAAAACCGCTGAAGTCCAGAGCAAGACGCGGCTGGATGAAGAAAATAAATGCTCATGA
- the cheB gene encoding chemotaxis-specific protein-glutamate methyltransferase CheB: MKKKVLIVEDSILMQRVIGDIINTCDDFEVCGYARDVTEGWAKFIKTKPDIVTLDYELPGENGLVLLTKIMQSYSVPILMLSAHTKEGAELTIRSLAMGAVDFFTKPSGPISIDIYQYRDILVQKLRTVADAKVPVLGDRAAVVRIEKQSRYIVGVAASTGGVRALNYLIPSLPEKSGLRILIVQHMPKFFTATLAAHLNERASFVVKEASSGDALLPDEVLVAPGGMHLRITRDGESVQLTDEPTIHGVKPSADILFDSMAAVLGKRAIGIVLTGMGHDGAAGLKKIKDQGGITIVQDPRQAAIQSMPQAAIDQGTVDFILPLELIPKKIMELIHHE; encoded by the coding sequence ATGAAGAAGAAGGTTCTCATCGTCGAGGATTCGATCTTGATGCAGCGCGTGATCGGTGACATCATAAACACATGTGATGATTTTGAAGTATGCGGTTACGCTCGCGACGTTACCGAGGGCTGGGCAAAATTCATAAAAACGAAACCGGATATTGTGACGCTGGACTACGAGTTACCGGGTGAAAACGGGCTGGTTTTGCTGACGAAGATCATGCAGTCCTATTCCGTGCCCATCCTTATGCTGTCCGCGCACACCAAGGAGGGAGCGGAATTGACAATCAGGTCGCTGGCTATGGGCGCGGTCGATTTTTTCACCAAACCCAGCGGACCGATCTCCATCGACATCTATCAGTACCGCGATATCCTGGTCCAGAAACTCAGGACCGTAGCGGATGCGAAGGTACCCGTTCTCGGCGACCGTGCCGCTGTGGTCCGCATCGAGAAACAGAGCCGATACATCGTTGGCGTGGCAGCGTCAACGGGTGGCGTGCGTGCTTTGAATTATCTGATCCCGTCATTACCGGAGAAGAGCGGCCTGAGGATCCTTATTGTTCAACACATGCCGAAATTTTTCACCGCCACGCTAGCCGCGCACCTCAACGAACGGGCGAGTTTTGTGGTCAAAGAAGCCAGCAGCGGAGATGCCTTGCTGCCCGATGAGGTGCTGGTCGCGCCAGGCGGCATGCATCTCAGGATTACGCGCGACGGGGAATCGGTGCAGCTTACCGATGAACCGACGATTCATGGCGTCAAACCTTCGGCCGACATTCTTTTTGATTCTATGGCCGCCGTTCTTGGTAAACGCGCGATCGGCATCGTACTCACGGGTATGGGTCACGATGGCGCCGCCGGGCTGAAAAAGATCAAAGATCAGGGCGGCATCACGATCGTTCAGGACCCGCGTCAGGCTGCGATCCAGAGCATGCCTCAAGCCGCGATCGACCAGGGAACGGTTGATTTCATCCTGCCACTGGAGTTGATTCCTAAAAAGATCATGGAGCTGATCCATCATGAGTGA
- a CDS encoding tetrahydrofolate dehydrogenase/cyclohydrolase catalytic domain-containing protein has product MAKLLNGKETSEKMRSEMKVEVARLKEKYNLTPGLAVILVGDHPPSVSYVKSKEQACADIGVLSKKYKFAADYPQTDLLKLIDDLNRDPSVHGILVQVPLPGHVDEKKVLYAIDPAKDVDGFHPVNIGKMMIGGDCFLPCTPFGIQQLMLQNGIDVGGKHVVIVGRSNIVGKPLAMMLIQKKRGANATVTICHTGTKDLARHVGQADILVLAAGKPNTVTADMISDGAVVIIVGQNWIEDKTKKSGFRVIGDVDFEAASHKASAITPVLGGVGPMTITMLMHNTILSAKRHAGID; this is encoded by the coding sequence ATGGCAAAATTATTGAACGGCAAGGAAACATCCGAAAAGATGCGCAGCGAAATGAAGGTGGAAGTCGCCAGGCTCAAGGAAAAATACAACCTCACCCCCGGGCTTGCGGTCATCCTGGTAGGTGATCATCCGCCTTCGGTCTCATACGTCAAATCAAAGGAACAGGCATGCGCCGATATCGGGGTGCTCTCCAAGAAATACAAGTTCGCTGCCGATTATCCCCAAACCGATCTGCTGAAGCTCATCGATGATCTCAACCGCGATCCTTCGGTCCACGGCATACTGGTGCAAGTCCCTTTGCCCGGTCACGTCGACGAGAAAAAAGTTCTTTACGCCATTGACCCGGCCAAGGATGTCGATGGTTTTCATCCCGTCAATATCGGGAAAATGATGATCGGCGGCGACTGTTTTCTGCCCTGCACGCCTTTCGGCATCCAGCAGCTGATGCTGCAGAACGGGATCGACGTTGGCGGTAAACATGTTGTCATCGTGGGCCGTAGCAATATCGTCGGCAAACCACTGGCGATGATGCTGATCCAGAAAAAAAGGGGAGCGAATGCTACGGTCACAATATGCCACACCGGCACGAAAGATCTGGCGCGGCATGTAGGGCAGGCGGATATCCTGGTGCTGGCGGCAGGTAAACCAAACACCGTGACCGCGGACATGATCAGCGATGGCGCCGTCGTTATCATCGTCGGCCAAAACTGGATCGAGGACAAGACCAAAAAAAGCGGTTTCCGGGTCATCGGCGACGTGGATTTCGAAGCAGCCAGTCACAAGGCCAGTGCGATCACCCCGGTGCTCGGCGGTGTCGGTCCGATGACGATCACCATGCTCATGCACAACACGATCCTGTCGGCAAAACGGCACGCCGGCATAGATTGA
- the mtnA gene encoding S-methyl-5-thioribose-1-phosphate isomerase yields MGPGIKTISYSATRNEIIVLDQTRLPGRVSFVALRTPEDVFQAIRKLMVRGAPLIGVAAAYGVVLAAKKGNLREILHAADLIRSARPTAVNLSWAIERMKTAAMASLSPGKNRGSVSTMLLQEARNIENEDKTACRRIGRFGARLIKNGMKVMVYCNAGALATSGIGTALGVLYTARRQRKRFSVYACETRPLLQGARLTTWELNRAAIEAFCICDNMAAAFMPQIGCILVGADRVAANGDTANKIGTRGLAIIAKYHRVPIYVVAPVSSFDLHTACGCGIPIEQRPEEEITTINDARITAAGTHIRNPAFDITPASLITAFVSDRGIISPPFRKNIKQRLSRT; encoded by the coding sequence ATGGGTCCTGGAATCAAGACCATCAGCTACAGCGCGACCCGGAATGAGATAATCGTTCTCGACCAGACCCGGCTTCCCGGCCGCGTATCGTTCGTCGCATTAAGAACTCCCGAAGATGTCTTCCAGGCCATCCGTAAACTCATGGTCAGGGGAGCGCCTTTGATCGGCGTGGCTGCCGCCTACGGCGTTGTCCTCGCGGCCAAAAAAGGAAACCTCAGGGAAATCCTGCATGCCGCCGACCTTATAAGATCGGCTCGGCCCACGGCGGTCAATCTGTCCTGGGCCATCGAAAGGATGAAGACCGCAGCCATGGCATCTCTCAGTCCTGGAAAAAATAGGGGATCGGTCTCCACCATGCTGCTGCAGGAAGCCCGAAACATTGAGAACGAGGATAAAACTGCCTGCCGGCGGATCGGCAGATTTGGAGCCCGGTTGATCAAGAACGGTATGAAGGTCATGGTTTACTGTAATGCCGGTGCCCTCGCGACATCCGGTATTGGCACGGCGCTGGGCGTGCTTTATACTGCGCGGAGGCAGCGCAAACGGTTTTCGGTCTATGCCTGCGAGACCAGGCCGCTGCTCCAGGGCGCCCGCTTAACGACATGGGAATTGAACCGCGCCGCGATCGAGGCGTTTTGCATCTGCGACAACATGGCGGCAGCATTCATGCCCCAGATCGGCTGTATTCTTGTCGGCGCTGACCGCGTCGCGGCCAACGGCGACACCGCCAACAAGATCGGGACCCGCGGACTTGCGATCATAGCGAAATACCACCGGGTGCCGATATACGTCGTCGCGCCGGTTTCGAGCTTCGATCTTCATACTGCTTGCGGCTGCGGCATTCCCATCGAACAGAGACCGGAGGAGGAGATCACGACCATTAATGATGCCCGGATCACAGCCGCAGGAACTCATATCCGCAACCCAGCGTTCGATATAACGCCCGCTTCGCTCATCACTGCCTTTGTATCGGACCGGGGAATTATATCGCCGCCTTTTAGAAAGAACATAAAACAGCGTCTGAGCCGCACCTGA
- a CDS encoding chemotaxis protein CheD, translating to MIEKRVGIGDVKVEQGDIVLTAYGVGSCVVIILYNEQKRVGGLAHVLLPAGNDHSWKYPRGAVMELIRGFGRFGVSASEAVAKIVGGATMFENFLKQAIGKRNVNETRDELKKANIPIVAEDVLGSWGRTVLFNIGTGTVTVKSYRHGEKVL from the coding sequence ATGATTGAGAAGAGGGTAGGGATCGGAGACGTGAAGGTCGAACAGGGGGATATCGTCCTGACCGCGTACGGCGTGGGATCGTGCGTCGTGATCATCCTTTACAATGAACAAAAGCGCGTGGGAGGCCTGGCACACGTATTGTTGCCGGCTGGCAATGATCACAGCTGGAAATATCCGCGGGGAGCGGTAATGGAATTAATCAGGGGATTCGGCCGGTTCGGCGTTAGTGCCAGTGAAGCGGTTGCGAAGATCGTGGGCGGTGCGACCATGTTCGAGAATTTCCTAAAACAAGCGATCGGAAAGCGGAACGTTAATGAGACGCGCGATGAGCTCAAGAAAGCTAATATCCCGATCGTCGCGGAAGATGTTCTGGGCAGCTGGGGGAGGACAGTTCTGTTCAATATCGGGACTGGGACCGTGACCGTGAAATCGTACCGGCATGGGGAAAAGGTCTTATGA
- a CDS encoding inositol monophosphatase family protein produces the protein MTRFRTDRRSLRPIREAACLIVRRTGDLIRRASSEQKTIRYKSEVDLVTQFDRRSQTMLLTELRHRFPGFGVLSEEAIDIKGSSAIRWVIDPLDGTTNFAHNLPIWALSVGLEIESEIVIGIVYDPTRNELFSAIRHGGAYLNGKRIHVSSTRRLEQSLLVTGFPYDVRRSRINNLDHFARFAVRAQAVRRLGSAALDLCYTACGRFDGYWELKLSPWDQAAGSLILRESGGHISDFKGRSFNIYGNEVLGTNGLIHRQMMRVLRS, from the coding sequence ATGACCCGGTTCAGGACCGATAGACGCTCTCTGCGTCCGATCCGCGAAGCGGCATGCCTCATTGTGCGCCGAACCGGTGATTTGATCCGGCGCGCATCGTCCGAACAAAAGACGATCCGTTATAAAAGTGAAGTCGATCTCGTAACCCAGTTCGACCGTAGATCGCAAACGATGCTGCTCACAGAGTTAAGGCACCGATTTCCGGGTTTCGGCGTGTTGAGCGAGGAAGCGATCGACATTAAAGGTTCATCCGCGATCCGGTGGGTAATCGATCCCTTGGACGGCACGACCAATTTCGCCCATAACCTGCCGATCTGGGCACTTTCGGTTGGGCTGGAGATAGAAAGTGAGATCGTGATCGGTATTGTTTACGATCCAACCAGGAATGAGCTGTTTTCGGCGATCCGTCACGGCGGTGCATATCTGAACGGCAAAAGGATCCATGTCTCGTCGACGCGGCGACTGGAACAAAGCCTGTTGGTGACCGGTTTTCCATACGACGTGCGGCGTAGTCGGATCAATAACCTGGACCATTTCGCCCGTTTTGCCGTCCGAGCCCAGGCCGTGCGCCGGTTGGGTTCGGCTGCCCTGGACCTCTGTTATACGGCCTGCGGAAGGTTCGATGGGTATTGGGAGCTTAAGTTGTCACCATGGGACCAGGCCGCCGGCAGCCTGATCCTGAGGGAATCGGGCGGCCACATCTCCGATTTCAAAGGCCGGTCCTTCAATATCTATGGAAATGAAGTACTGGGAACGAACGGACTGATCCACCGGCAAATGATGCGCGTGTTAAGGTCTTAG
- a CDS encoding tetratricopeptide repeat protein, with the protein MSDDLKKRIEALQQLIKTGGPDQENAIREEIKRLFIDVASAIKSLTASQEQLKKIATEFKNRKSASGDVAKFYSFVKSRTSAELDMATLLDRGWNLICIEDYEEAGKVLQQALGIDPKNIRALGLMGLILMNKEKYDQAMMYFQQVITGDPENAFALNNLGYICYKKGIWGEAIEHLTKAAKQKKDKMASLYANFYLGLVYYERTMYTDAVRFFEQALKLGSNLQEAHYYMGCTEMKRYEFEKAVQHFENCMKIDINSRYGRMAKEEADKIRPLIKPEILLKKNQRDDPVQDR; encoded by the coding sequence ATGAGTGATGATCTGAAAAAGCGCATTGAAGCCCTGCAGCAGCTGATCAAAACCGGCGGTCCGGATCAGGAAAATGCTATTCGTGAGGAGATAAAGAGGCTTTTCATCGATGTTGCCAGCGCGATCAAGAGCCTTACGGCTAGCCAGGAACAGCTGAAAAAGATCGCCACCGAGTTTAAGAACCGCAAGTCGGCAAGCGGTGATGTGGCGAAATTCTATTCGTTCGTCAAATCACGCACATCGGCGGAATTGGACATGGCGACGCTGCTGGACCGAGGTTGGAACCTTATCTGCATCGAGGATTACGAGGAAGCAGGCAAGGTCCTGCAGCAAGCCCTCGGGATCGATCCCAAGAATATCCGCGCGCTTGGCTTGATGGGTCTTATTTTGATGAATAAAGAAAAATATGACCAGGCGATGATGTATTTTCAGCAGGTCATTACCGGTGATCCGGAAAATGCTTTCGCCCTGAATAACCTGGGATACATATGCTACAAAAAGGGCATCTGGGGCGAGGCGATCGAACACCTGACCAAGGCCGCCAAGCAGAAAAAGGACAAAATGGCGTCCTTGTACGCCAATTTTTACCTGGGGTTGGTTTACTATGAGCGGACCATGTACACGGACGCGGTCCGTTTCTTCGAACAGGCGCTCAAGCTGGGGTCGAACCTACAGGAAGCCCATTACTATATGGGTTGCACGGAAATGAAAAGGTACGAATTCGAAAAGGCGGTCCAGCATTTCGAAAATTGTATGAAGATCGATATTAACTCAAGATACGGCAGGATGGCCAAAGAGGAAGCGGATAAGATAAGGCCTCTGATAAAACCGGAGATCCTGTTGAAGAAAAACCAACGCGATGACCCGGTTCAGGACCGATAG
- a CDS encoding protein-glutamate O-methyltransferase CheR, which yields MGTGSASESSAAGDPKKHRDIEKIPRNGRGQLIPTVEDSFYALIKFIEKKTAFHLQSYKERPLARRLKARMRLLGLESFSDYHSYLINHENEFALLKDALTINLSYFFRNPETFEYVRQLIVSEFGGRHGLTFWSAGCAQGEEAYSLAIIATEVHMQDRVRIHGTDIDDGVLAKARLGKFSVSAFQYMAPDIRRKYFQEEKQSYTIDGSLRSLVDFKHLDLFEKPDFGRCDIIMCRNVLIYLDRKGQSAVMRNFYDQLREDGYLVIGKVELLIGVPEVRLFTVVSRSEHVYKKNIDSHD from the coding sequence ATGGGAACAGGCTCAGCATCTGAATCCTCAGCAGCCGGTGATCCAAAAAAACATCGAGATATTGAAAAAATCCCGAGAAACGGCCGGGGGCAATTAATCCCAACGGTGGAAGACAGTTTCTACGCGCTCATAAAATTTATTGAGAAAAAAACCGCATTTCATCTTCAAAGCTACAAAGAACGACCACTGGCACGCCGCCTGAAGGCACGGATGAGATTACTGGGGCTGGAATCATTCAGTGACTATCACAGTTATCTTATCAACCATGAAAACGAGTTTGCGCTGCTCAAGGACGCACTGACCATCAATCTTTCATATTTTTTCCGCAATCCCGAGACCTTTGAATACGTAAGGCAGCTGATCGTGTCTGAGTTCGGTGGCCGGCACGGTCTTACCTTCTGGAGCGCGGGGTGCGCGCAGGGTGAGGAAGCCTATTCTCTTGCGATCATTGCTACCGAGGTCCATATGCAGGACCGCGTAAGGATCCACGGTACTGATATCGACGACGGTGTCCTGGCTAAAGCAAGGCTTGGGAAATTCTCTGTCTCAGCGTTCCAGTATATGGCTCCCGATATCAGACGGAAATATTTTCAGGAGGAGAAACAATCTTATACGATCGACGGATCGCTGCGGTCGCTGGTCGACTTCAAACACCTCGACCTTTTTGAAAAACCCGATTTCGGGCGCTGTGACATAATCATGTGTCGGAACGTCCTTATCTATCTTGACCGCAAAGGTCAGTCCGCGGTCATGCGTAATTTCTATGACCAGCTACGGGAGGACGGTTACCTCGTTATCGGCAAAGTCGAGCTGTTGATAGGCGTCCCCGAAGTACGGCTGTTCACGGTGGTCAGCCGCTCCGAGCATGTCTACAAAAAGAACATTGACAGCCATGATTGA